The Acinonyx jubatus isolate Ajub_Pintada_27869175 chromosome E3, VMU_Ajub_asm_v1.0, whole genome shotgun sequence genome has a window encoding:
- the CASTOR2 gene encoding cytosolic arginine sensor for mTORC1 subunit 2 isoform X1 produces MPAAPHIRPRGPRPKHVPVTLRASLQAHLNHLPDRLALEGAKPEQKKGLDNNLCLTRGPPTPSTPRCKFFSLTETPEDYTIIVDEEGFLELPSSEHLSVAGATWLALNVVSGGGGFSGSQPIGVTKIAKSVIAPLADQNISVFMLSTYQTDFILVRERDLPFVTHTLSSEFTILRVVNGETVAAENLGITNGFVKPKMVQRPVIHPLSSPSNRFCVTSLDPDTLPAVATLLMDVMFYSNGVKDPMAAGEDCGHIRFFSFSLIEGYISLVMDVQTQQRFPSNLLFTSASGELWKMVRIGGQPLGFDECGIVAQISEPLAAADIPAYYISTFKFDHALVPEENINAVIGALKVSQAEKH; encoded by the exons ATGCCTGCGGCCCCTCACATTCGCCCCAGAGGACCTCGGCCCAAGCATGTCCCTGTGACCCTCCGTGCGTCCTTGCAAGCCCACCTTAATCACTTACCTGACCGACTCGCGTTAGAAGGTGCAAAGCCAGAGCAAAAGAAAGGTCTGGACAATAACCTGTGTTTGACcagaggcccccccaccccctccacccccag GTGCAAGTTCTTCAGTCTGACCGAGACGCCCGAGGATTACACCATCATTGTTGACGAGGAGGGCTTCTTAG agcTGCCCTCCTCGGAGCACCTGAGCGTGGCAGGCGCCACCTGGCTGGCCCTGAACGTGGTGTCGGGCGGGGGTGGCTTCTCCGGCTCACAGCCCATCGGCGTGACCAAGATTGCCAAGTCAGTCATCGCCCCGCTGGCCGACCAGAACATCTCCGTGTTCATGCTGTCTACCTACCAGACAGACTTCATCCTG GTGCGTGAACGGGACCTGCCCTTCGTCACGCACACCTTGTCGTCAGAGTTCACCATCCTGCGGGTTGTCAATGGCGAGACGGTAGCAGCTGAGAACCTCGGCATCACCAATGGCTTCGTGAAACCCAAGATGG TCCAGAGGCCTGTCATCCACCCTCTGTCCAGCCCAAGCAACAGGTTCTGTGTCACCAGCCTGGACCCTGACACGCTGCCTGCGGTCGCCACACTCCTCATGGACGTCATGTTCTACTCCAACGG AGTGAAGGACCCCATGGCCGCCGGTGAGGACTGCGGCCACATCcgcttcttctctttctccctcattgAGGGCTACATCTCCCTGGTGATGGACGTGCAGACCCAACAGAG GTTCCCTAGTAATTTGTTGTTCACAAGTGCGTCCGGAGAGCTCTGGAAGATGGTGCGGATTGGAGGACAGCCCCTGGGATTTG aTGAGTGTGGCATCGTGGCCCAGATCTCCGAGCCCCTGGCTGCCGCAGACATCCCCGCCTACTACATCAGTACTTTCAAGTTCGACCACGCGCTG GTACCAGAAGAAAACATCAACGCCGTCATCGGTGCCCTGAAAGTCAGCCAAGCAGAGAAGCATTAG